Proteins encoded by one window of Acipenser ruthenus chromosome 59, fAciRut3.2 maternal haplotype, whole genome shotgun sequence:
- the LOC117409949 gene encoding ER lumen protein-retaining receptor 1, with amino-acid sequence MNIFRFFGDLAHLIAIVILLLKIWKTRSCAGISGRSQILFAIVFTARYLDLFTNYISLYNTCMKVVYIVCSYTTVFLIYGKFKASYDGNHDTFRIEFLIAPCALLAFLVNHDFTPLEILWTFSIYLESVAILPQLFLVSKTGEAESITSHYLFALGSYRLLYLLNWMWRFFSQGFYDLIALLSGVLQTVLYCDFFYLYVSKVLKGKKLSLPA; translated from the exons ATGAATATTTTTCGATTTTTTGGCGATCTTGCGCACTTGATAGCAATTGTCATTCTGCTTCTGAAAATTTGGAAAACACGGTCATGTGCTG GTATCTCTGGGCGCAGTCAGATTCTCTTTGCGATCGTTTTCACCGCGAGATACCTTGACCTTTTCACAAACTACATCTCCCTGTACAACACCTGCATGAAG GTGGTGTATATTGTGTGCTCCTACACGACTGTGTTCCTGATCTACGGGAAGTTCAAGGCTTCGTACGACGGGAATCATGACACATTCCGGATCGAGTTCCTGATCGCTCCGTGCGCGCTGCTGGCATTCCTGGTCAACCATGACTTCACCCCCCTCGAG ATCCTGTGGACGTTCTCGATCTATCTGGAGTCTGTGGCGATCCTGCCGCAGCTGTTCCTGGTCAGTAAGACTGGGGAGGCAGAGTCTATCACCAGTCACTACCTGTTTGCTCTCGGCTCGTACCGGCTGCTCTACCTGCTCAACTGGATGTGGCGTTTCTTCAGCCAGGGGTTCTACGACCTGATCGCGCTCCTCTCGGGGGTCCTGCAGACCGTGCTGTACTGCGACTTCTTCTACCTCTACGTCTCCAAGG TTTTAAAAGGGAAAAAGTTGAGTTTACCAGCCTAG